From one Lycium barbarum isolate Lr01 chromosome 6, ASM1917538v2, whole genome shotgun sequence genomic stretch:
- the LOC132644423 gene encoding uncharacterized protein LOC132644423 — MPDGSPTPTGSHPTSSSPQSRAVFHEDDYTHPCHPLYVHPSDVLGNSLVPVPFDGTCYGSWRRHILVALSIRNKLGLIDSDSESPPEDSPLVRQWQRCNDLVVSWLTNSMTQEIARSVEYSVYAKDIWAELEERYGQADAARVFELKKELAHISQGSLNIASYFNKIKQLWDEIASLSVGKARSCTCSAKSEYAKDEDVQRVYQFLMGLNDTYIQTSSNILMLKPFPSMSVVYGMLLSDETQRQVSSSSQFSTNSASFHVGVSKQSCPSKVTFDHATSGLFCKFCKRTGHIMEKCHRLHGFPPNFKFTKNKQANPPNNSNRKTGLSNNPSVAAHIQVNFNQVQSSGLNDATTVSNDPNVDAYPMPGLSKEQSNQLMTLVQQGLLTFDLYGNPHLSASANFAGKLLDHSVVLKSCMMSEVGSFIWIIDSGATDHMTSHKHLLSNIQTLPIPYLVSLPNGYKVKVNYVGSMTLFPNLVLDHVLYVPSFHYNLISIHKLLSQLDGFVLFTKYLCVIQGPSLKKPLVLGKVDKGLYKSILPSTSISSTPTVSTVCNSSLSDKNVLDDVSDFFLVIANHANVSNFNKLDMIWHYRLGHIPFSKMRNIPGLSNLSQKQSFPCPVCPLARQTRLPFPDSSIQTTKPFQLIHIDTWGPYHTATTNGSKYFLTIVDESLGLLGLI; from the exons ATGCCGGATGGTAGTCCCACTCCCACTGGTTCTCACCCTACTAGTAGTTCACCTCAGTCTCGTGCTGTCTTTCATGAGGATGATTACACTCATCCATGCCATCCACTATACGTGCATCCATCAGATGTGCTAGGAAACTCTCTGGTTCCGGTGCCGTTTGATGGGACTTGCTATGGTAGTTGGAGAAGGCATATTTTGGTCGCTCTTTCTATTAGAAACAAATTGGGTCTGATAGATTCTGATTCTGAGAGTCCCCCTGAAGACTCCCCTTTAGTTCGCCAGTGGCAAAGGTGTAATGATCTAGTAGTCTCCTGGTTGACAAACTCAATGACCCAAGAAATAGCTCGTAGTGTTGAATACTCAGTGTATGCTAAGGATATTTGGGCTGAATTAGAAGAGAGGTATGGTCAGGCGGATGCTGCAAGGGTGTTTGAATTAAAGAAAGAATTAGCTCATATATCTCAGGGATCACTTAACATAGCCTCTTACTTTAATAAGATCAAGCAGCTCTGGGACGAGATTGCTTCTTTGTCTGTTGGTAAGGCTCGTAGTTGTACTTGTAGTGCTAAGTCTGAGTATGCAAAAGATGAGGATGTTCAAAGAGTGTACCAATTCCTGATGGGCTTGAATGATACATACATTCAGACCAGTAGCAACATCCTGATGCTCAAGCCTTTTCCATCCATGAGTGTTGTATATGGTATGCTCTTATCTGATGAGACACAAAGACAAGTCTCCTCCTCATCACAATTTTCCACCAACTCTGCTTCTTTCCATGTTGGTGTATCCAAGCAGTCCTGTCCCTCAAAGGTTACTTTTGATCATGCCACATCAGGACTCTTTTGCAAGTTCTGCAAGAGAACTGGTCATATCATGGAGAAGTGTCACAGACTTCATGGGTTTCCCCCAAATTTTAAATTTACAAAAAATAAGCAAGCCAACCCACCAAACAATTCCAACAGGAAAACTGGTTTGTCAAATAATCCATCAGTAGCTGCTCATATCCAAGTCAACTTCAATCAGGTTCAGTCCTCTGGCTTAAATGATGCTACTACTGTGTCTAATGATCCTAATGTGGATGCATATCCAATGCCTGGTTTGTCTAAGGAACAATCAAACCAGCTTATGACATTGGTTCAACAGGGATTGCTCACTTTTGATCTATATGGCAATCCACACCTCTCTGCTTCTGCAAACTTTGCTGGTAAGCTGCTTGATCATAGTGTTGTGCTCAAATCATGTATGATGTCTGAAGTAGGTTCCTTTATTTGGATCATAGACTCTGGAGCCACTGATCATATGACATCACATAAACACCTCCTTTCAaatattcagacccttcctataCCTTATCTTGTCTCCTTACCTAATGGATATAAGGTTAAGGTGAATTATGTTGGTTCTATGACTTTATTTCCCAACCTAGTACTTGACCATGTCCTCTATGTTCCTAGTTTCCACTACAATCTAATATCTATTCACAAATTACTGTCACAACTTGATGGTTTTGTTCTATTTACCAAGTATCTATGTGTTATACAGGGCCCTTCCTTGAAGAAGCCTCTGGTTCTTGGTAAAGTGGATAAAGGCCTCTACAAGTCGATTCTGCCTAGTACCTCTATCTCTTCCACTCCTACTGTTTCAACTGTTTGCAATTCTTCATTATCTGATAAGAATGTCCTTGATGATGTTTCTGATTTTTTTCTGGT TATTGCTAATCATGCTAATGTATCAAACTTTAACAAATTAGATATGATATGGCATTACAGGTTGGGTCACATTCCTTTTTCAAAAATGAGGAACATACCTGGCCTTAGCAATTTATCACAGAAGCAGTCTTTCCCTTGTCCTGTTTGTCCTTTGGCAAGACAAACCAGACTGCCCTTCCCTGATAGTAGCATTCAAACCACTAAGCCCTTCCAACTGATTCACATTGACACTTGGGGTCCATATCACACCGCAACCACAAATGGATCCAAGTACTTCTTAACCATTGTAGATGAGTCTCTAGGGCTACTTGGACTTATCTAA